The following proteins come from a genomic window of Frankia casuarinae:
- a CDS encoding zeta toxin family protein encodes MASDVDRERYRLSEARNDQIFHDLIVPTEYAGRPRQAAPVVVFLAAQTGAGKTATALMVAQALDRRGGAIHIDLDVLKPYHPMYPSLMAADDTTAGAYTSIDGRRWMQKAQEWAIDHRIDVLMESAMRLPDEFEHPARRFAAAGYRVEVAFLAVPAALSRLGVLDRYWTQVAAHGYGRPIDPTIHDACFEAILREADAIDLRTVPVHTTSVFRRGNTSLYLNSREPDGLWRHPPRTAAAIHTERTRTWTPTETRRFAQAARRVHALARATVEKEMVEDVIDLARPLLAAPWTNSPLPATDLLPCLAGGTLAAGFPRPLQSIATARVRQESNQRMQPPSPPSPHQEGHPRR; translated from the coding sequence GTGGCCAGTGATGTTGACCGGGAGCGCTACCGGCTGTCCGAGGCCCGCAACGACCAGATCTTCCATGATCTGATCGTTCCAACGGAGTATGCCGGACGGCCGAGGCAGGCCGCGCCGGTCGTGGTGTTCCTCGCAGCACAGACGGGTGCCGGTAAGACCGCCACGGCGCTCATGGTGGCTCAGGCGCTCGACCGGCGCGGCGGAGCCATCCACATCGACCTGGATGTTCTCAAGCCGTATCACCCGATGTACCCGTCGCTCATGGCAGCGGACGACACCACAGCCGGCGCCTACACCAGCATCGACGGACGCCGGTGGATGCAGAAGGCCCAGGAATGGGCTATCGACCACCGCATCGACGTGCTCATGGAGTCGGCGATGCGACTTCCGGACGAGTTCGAACATCCGGCGCGGCGTTTCGCCGCGGCCGGCTACCGCGTCGAGGTGGCCTTTCTCGCCGTCCCCGCGGCGCTGAGCCGGCTGGGGGTGTTAGACCGGTACTGGACGCAGGTCGCCGCACACGGTTACGGCCGGCCGATCGATCCAACCATTCACGACGCCTGCTTCGAGGCGATTCTTCGTGAAGCAGACGCCATCGATCTCCGAACAGTTCCCGTGCACACCACCAGCGTGTTCCGTCGCGGAAACACGTCTCTGTACCTGAACAGTCGCGAGCCCGACGGGTTGTGGCGGCACCCTCCGCGGACGGCTGCAGCGATCCACACCGAACGAACCCGGACATGGACCCCCACCGAAACACGCCGCTTTGCGCAGGCCGCGCGCAGAGTACATGCGCTGGCACGGGCCACGGTCGAGAAAGAGATGGTGGAGGACGTGATCGACCTGGCCCGTCCGCTGCTGGCCGCCCCCTGGACGAACTCCCCTCTCCCAGCGACGGACCTCCTGCCCTGCCTGGCCGGTGGCACCCTGGCCGCCGGCTTCCCTCGACCCCTCCAATCGATAGCAACCGCGAGAGTGCGGCAGGAGAGCAACCAGCGGATGCAGCCCCCGTCTCCACCATCGCCCCACCAAGAGGGCCACCCCCGCCGGTAA
- a CDS encoding DUF4913 domain-containing protein, protein MTAPSPTSDLQVTLDALTARLARLETAIDDHDAAFSDLTSTPTAPAGSADSRGQEQQEQADPLYPDVVAFVEQFFAPAFARPLGGEFRWCPHWWDHTEAGLILEACWRTFEHFRLNPQTGISDWLTHHLYPHLHRLMSPTGPFARCNPDRATHPHEPDQSLRTVPPSAGWPAGAPEVNDPYGHDGDAGAYLK, encoded by the coding sequence ATGACAGCCCCCTCACCCACCTCTGACCTGCAGGTGACACTCGACGCGCTCACCGCCCGCCTGGCCCGCCTGGAAACCGCCATCGACGACCACGACGCCGCTTTCAGCGACCTCACCAGCACCCCGACCGCCCCGGCGGGCAGCGCCGACAGCCGCGGACAGGAACAGCAGGAACAGGCCGACCCGCTCTACCCGGACGTGGTCGCGTTCGTCGAACAGTTCTTCGCCCCCGCCTTCGCCCGGCCACTCGGCGGGGAGTTCCGCTGGTGCCCCCACTGGTGGGACCACACCGAAGCCGGCCTCATCCTCGAGGCCTGCTGGCGGACCTTCGAACACTTCCGACTCAACCCGCAGACCGGCATCTCCGACTGGCTGACCCACCACCTCTACCCCCACCTGCACCGGCTGATGAGCCCCACCGGCCCGTTCGCCCGCTGCAACCCCGACCGCGCCACCCACCCCCATGAACCCGACCAGTCCCTGCGTACCGTCCCCCCATCCGCCGGCTGGCCCGCCGGCGCCCCGGAGGTCAACGACCCCTACGGCCACGACGGCGATGCCGGCGCCTATCTGAAATAA